A portion of the Bifidobacterium bifidum ATCC 29521 = JCM 1255 = DSM 20456 genome contains these proteins:
- a CDS encoding histidine phosphatase family protein, whose translation MILHLHLVRHGQTTFNRYNRLQGWCNAPLTEAGLADADKAAEKLKYVRFAAAYCSDTSRAQITAKRILDVNEEVGNARPVLVSDMHFREQCYGYFEGQDMSLAWTAAGGPHGAKDYNDIVAKYGLAATRDFLKEADPFHDAESDAEYWARVHGAFSLIASNPDLKDGDDVLQISHGNTLLSLMHRFAPEGYDLSERPANGSVTCLDFDTTKPFEVALTVVSYNQ comes from the coding sequence ATGATTCTCCATCTGCATCTTGTCCGCCACGGACAGACCACGTTCAACAGGTATAACCGACTTCAGGGATGGTGCAATGCGCCGCTGACCGAAGCGGGGTTGGCGGACGCCGACAAGGCGGCGGAAAAACTCAAGTACGTGCGGTTCGCTGCCGCGTACTGCTCCGATACGTCGCGTGCGCAGATCACCGCGAAGCGCATCCTCGACGTGAACGAGGAGGTCGGCAACGCCCGGCCGGTGCTCGTGTCGGACATGCATTTCCGCGAGCAGTGCTACGGCTATTTCGAAGGTCAGGACATGTCGCTCGCCTGGACGGCCGCGGGAGGGCCCCACGGCGCGAAGGACTACAACGACATCGTCGCCAAGTACGGCCTCGCCGCGACCCGCGACTTCCTCAAGGAGGCCGACCCGTTCCACGACGCGGAATCCGACGCCGAATACTGGGCCCGCGTGCACGGGGCGTTTTCCCTGATCGCGTCCAACCCGGATCTCAAGGACGGCGACGACGTGCTGCAGATATCCCATGGCAATACGCTGCTCAGCCTCATGCACCGCTTCGCGCCGGAAGGGTATGACCTGAGCGAGAGGCCGGCTAACGGGTCGGTTACGTGCCTTGATTTCGATACGACCAAGCCGTTCGAAGTGGCTCTCACCGTCGTGTCATACAATCAGTGA
- the alaS gene encoding alanine--tRNA ligase: protein MRTSEIAKRYLDYFSKHDHLVMPSASLISPNPTTLFTIAGMVPFIPYLLGEQTPPHKRMASNQKCVRTLDIDEVGKTTRHGTFFQMLGNFSFGDYFKEEAIHYAWELLTTPQPEGGYGFDPEKLWVTTYTDDEEARSIWKNEGFDPEHMQIFGMEDNFWTTGGPGPGGPCSEIYVDRGPEYGKDGGPAADETRFIEIWDLVFENYEVDNVKSKTDLHIVGELNQKNIDTGAGLERLAYLMQGKQNIYETDEVYPVIEAAEQLSGRKYGEDAAADVKFRVVADHVRSALMIMSDGVRPSNVGRGYVLRRLLRRTIQAMRVLGVTEPVIPHLLPVSKDAMVASYPELEKTFHDVSESAYGEEDAFRRTLDNGIEILDVAVNKAKKTSDPVVSGDDAFTLHDTYGFPIELTLEMAADQGVKVDEAKFRELMSEQKSRARADALKKRHNVDLSVYDDFKKTLVQPIDFLGYTDMSARGRVLGIMQEGKGSVPAVSAPANVEVILDRTPFYAEAGGQLADQGEILSDDGAVLEVDDVQKPIKDLIVHQCRLTEGTLAVGTEVSASIDLARRGAIARSHTATHMVHKALREELGPQATQRGSEDAPNRLRFDFQWSSAPSKDVMNTVEARVNDRLRDNLIVTTTEMKFDDAIALGAMHLFGEKYGDVVRVVSIGEDGWSRELCGGTHVDHVGKIGSINIMSEASIGSGVRRVDAVVGQGAYEFNAREHALVSQLSDKLNARPDELAERVNTLLAKLKESDRRLAAMYEGQLAASVPQLVAAAKTSAARVKVAAKNVGHFGSFDALRKTVMDVRAQLGEDAPVVVALAGVSEDDKPMVAVATNEVARKNGIKAGDLVRGASKMLGGGGGGKPDFAQGGGSDASRIDEALKALEAEALKG, encoded by the coding sequence ATGCGCACTTCAGAAATCGCGAAGCGCTATCTGGATTACTTCTCCAAGCACGACCATCTGGTCATGCCTTCGGCGTCACTGATCTCGCCGAACCCGACCACGCTGTTCACCATCGCCGGCATGGTGCCGTTCATCCCGTACCTGCTCGGCGAGCAGACCCCTCCCCACAAGCGCATGGCCTCCAACCAGAAGTGCGTGCGCACGCTCGACATCGACGAGGTCGGCAAGACCACCCGTCACGGCACCTTCTTCCAGATGCTCGGCAACTTCTCCTTCGGCGACTACTTCAAGGAGGAGGCGATCCACTACGCCTGGGAGCTGCTGACCACGCCGCAGCCCGAAGGTGGTTACGGCTTCGATCCCGAGAAGCTGTGGGTCACCACGTACACCGATGATGAGGAAGCCCGCTCGATCTGGAAGAACGAGGGCTTCGACCCCGAGCACATGCAGATCTTCGGCATGGAAGACAACTTCTGGACCACCGGCGGCCCCGGCCCCGGCGGCCCCTGCTCCGAGATCTACGTGGACCGCGGACCCGAATACGGCAAGGACGGCGGCCCCGCGGCCGACGAGACCCGTTTCATCGAGATCTGGGATCTCGTGTTCGAGAACTACGAGGTCGACAACGTCAAGTCCAAGACCGACCTGCACATCGTCGGCGAGCTCAACCAGAAGAACATCGATACCGGTGCCGGTCTGGAGCGTCTGGCCTACCTGATGCAGGGCAAGCAGAACATCTACGAGACCGACGAGGTCTACCCGGTCATCGAAGCGGCTGAGCAGCTTTCCGGCCGCAAGTACGGCGAGGACGCGGCCGCGGACGTCAAGTTCCGCGTCGTGGCCGACCACGTGCGTTCCGCGCTGATGATCATGTCCGACGGCGTGCGCCCGTCCAACGTCGGCCGCGGCTACGTGCTGCGCCGACTGCTGCGCCGCACCATCCAGGCCATGCGCGTGCTGGGCGTCACCGAGCCGGTGATCCCGCACCTGCTTCCCGTCTCCAAGGACGCGATGGTCGCCAGCTACCCGGAGCTCGAAAAGACGTTCCATGACGTCTCCGAATCCGCCTACGGCGAGGAGGACGCGTTCCGCCGCACGCTCGACAACGGCATCGAAATCCTCGACGTCGCCGTCAACAAGGCGAAGAAGACCTCCGACCCGGTCGTCTCCGGCGACGATGCGTTCACGCTGCACGACACCTACGGCTTCCCGATCGAGCTGACGCTGGAGATGGCGGCCGACCAGGGCGTCAAGGTCGATGAGGCCAAGTTCCGCGAGCTGATGAGCGAGCAGAAGTCCCGCGCCCGTGCCGATGCGCTGAAGAAGCGCCACAACGTTGACCTGAGCGTGTACGACGACTTCAAGAAGACGCTCGTGCAGCCCATCGACTTCCTCGGCTACACCGACATGTCCGCTCGCGGCCGCGTCCTCGGCATCATGCAGGAGGGCAAGGGGTCGGTTCCGGCCGTCAGCGCCCCCGCGAACGTCGAGGTCATCCTCGACCGTACGCCGTTCTACGCCGAGGCCGGCGGCCAGCTCGCCGATCAGGGCGAGATCCTGTCCGACGATGGCGCGGTGCTCGAAGTCGACGACGTGCAGAAGCCGATCAAGGATCTCATCGTCCACCAGTGCCGTCTGACCGAAGGCACGCTGGCCGTCGGCACCGAGGTGAGCGCGAGCATCGATCTCGCCCGCCGCGGCGCCATCGCCCGCTCGCACACCGCCACGCACATGGTCCACAAGGCCCTGCGCGAGGAGCTCGGCCCCCAGGCTACGCAGCGTGGATCCGAGGATGCGCCGAACCGCCTGCGCTTCGACTTCCAGTGGTCGTCGGCACCGAGCAAGGACGTGATGAACACCGTCGAGGCGCGAGTCAACGACCGTCTGCGCGACAACCTGATCGTCACCACCACCGAAATGAAGTTCGACGACGCGATCGCGCTCGGCGCGATGCACCTGTTCGGTGAGAAGTACGGCGACGTCGTGCGCGTGGTCTCCATCGGCGAGGACGGCTGGAGCCGCGAGCTGTGCGGCGGCACCCACGTCGACCACGTCGGCAAGATCGGCTCGATCAACATCATGTCCGAAGCCTCGATCGGCTCCGGCGTGCGCCGTGTGGATGCCGTCGTCGGCCAGGGCGCCTACGAGTTCAACGCCCGCGAGCACGCCCTGGTCTCCCAGCTGTCCGACAAGCTCAACGCACGCCCGGACGAGCTGGCGGAGCGCGTCAACACGCTGCTGGCCAAGCTCAAGGAATCCGACCGCCGTCTGGCCGCCATGTACGAAGGCCAGCTGGCCGCGTCCGTGCCCCAGCTCGTCGCGGCCGCGAAGACGTCCGCGGCGCGTGTCAAGGTCGCTGCGAAGAACGTCGGCCACTTCGGCTCGTTCGACGCGCTGCGCAAGACCGTGATGGACGTCCGCGCCCAGCTCGGCGAGGACGCGCCGGTCGTCGTCGCGCTTGCCGGCGTCTCCGAGGACGACAAGCCGATGGTCGCCGTGGCCACGAACGAGGTCGCCCGCAAGAACGGCATCAAGGCCGGCGACCTGGTTCGCGGGGCATCCAAGATGCTCGGCGGCGGTGGCGGCGGCAAGCCGGACTTCGCCCAGGGCGGCGGCTCCGACGCGAGCCGCATCGACGAGGCGCTGAAGGCACTTGAGGCCGAGGCGCTGAAGGGCTGA
- a CDS encoding DUF948 domain-containing protein, with translation MGVGQIAGLIAAIAFAVLAGFMIYPLIRLGKLFDQIADTVRESGEHAIPALDEGVTTVKQVNKSLEDVNRISAAASSTANNVGALTDLYGSFLGKPVIKIASFFYALKSTAQSFVAKKSTGRDSVEGSGQQESKAQ, from the coding sequence ATGGGTGTTGGCCAGATCGCCGGCCTTATCGCGGCAATAGCATTCGCCGTGCTTGCAGGCTTCATGATCTATCCGTTGATTCGCCTCGGCAAGCTGTTCGACCAGATCGCGGACACCGTGCGCGAGTCGGGGGAGCACGCCATCCCGGCCCTCGATGAGGGCGTCACCACCGTCAAGCAGGTCAACAAATCGCTTGAGGATGTCAACAGGATCTCCGCGGCCGCGTCGTCCACTGCCAACAACGTAGGCGCCCTGACCGATCTTTACGGTTCGTTCCTCGGCAAGCCCGTCATCAAGATCGCGTCGTTCTTCTATGCGCTGAAATCCACCGCGCAGTCGTTCGTCGCCAAGAAGAGCACCGGCCGTGACTCCGTCGAAGGCTCCGGACAGCAGGAAAGCAAGGCTCAGTGA